Genomic segment of Vibrio natriegens NBRC 15636 = ATCC 14048 = DSM 759:
ATATTGAGAACTATTGGAATTAACCCTTTATTTTGTAGTTTTGATGTAAGTTCATCAAAAACAGTCAATACAACTGGAGATCCTAACTCTGAAATAAGTATAGCGACCATGTTAGTTTTATTTTTTGCTAGGCTTCTTGCAAGTAAGTTAGGCTTATAGCCAAGTTCTTCAGCGGCTTTTAGCACTTTATTTAAACTAGACTCAGAAATTGAAGAACCCTGAGTAAATGCTCGGGAAACAGTCCATTTTGATACACCTGCAAGTTTTGCCACATCACGAGCAGTGATATTTTTTGTGACTTTGTCTTTATTTTCTTTCATTGGCTCAACAATTATATTGACAGTTTATTTTTATAGGATTTAAATTGATTTTAAAATAATCATGACTCTGTGACTATATAAAATCACGAAATAATACAAAGTGTCATTAATCGCACCGTTGATCAATCTTTTTGGTCAACAAATGCGAAACTAACCAACTTTGCACCCGGTTGCAAAAAGGTGCTAAGAGATTTATCCAGTTTTTGAATCAAAAGTGAACAATTTAGAATATCGAGGTTAATACTATGCAACTAGCAATTTGTACTGATGTATACGCAGATCTTTCATTTACAGACATGTTAGATAAAGTAAAGTCAATGGGTATTGACGCTGTAGAAATGACAGCCGGTGGCTGGGGTGCGCGTAAGCATGTGAACACTCAAGAGCTTCTGGGCGATGAAACCAAACTTCAGGAGTTCCAAGCTGAGCTAGAAAAACGTGGTATGCGTATTTCTGCTTTGAATACATCTTGTAACCCGCTCTGGCCATCAGAAACGGGCGAGCAATACGCGAAGAGCATGTACGAGTGTGCAACATTAGCTGGTAAACTTGGCGTGAAGAAAATTGTTGCTATGGCTGGTTTGCCTGCTGGTTCTCCTGAAGACAGAACACCAAACTGGATCACATCGACAGTATCTTGGCCTGATTTCATGGCACCAGCTTACGAGTACCAATGGGAAGTTACCATCAAGTTTTGGTCTGAATATGTCGATCACTGCAAGCAGTGCGGCGTAGAACAAATCGCGATCGAAGAGTTTCCTGGCACTATGGTTTGGAGTGCGTCAACGCTGCTTAAACTGCGTAACGCCGTTGATCCAATGATCGGTATCAACCTT
This window contains:
- a CDS encoding sugar phosphate isomerase/epimerase family protein, with the translated sequence MQLAICTDVYADLSFTDMLDKVKSMGIDAVEMTAGGWGARKHVNTQELLGDETKLQEFQAELEKRGMRISALNTSCNPLWPSETGEQYAKSMYECATLAGKLGVKKIVAMAGLPAGSPEDRTPNWITSTVSWPDFMAPAYEYQWEVTIKFWSEYVDHCKQCGVEQIAIEEFPGTMVWSASTLLKLRNAVDPMIGINLDPSHMIILGADPIAAARSLKGCIYHVHGKDARIERGLADIDGLLEPRPVEDSADRTWNYVAVGCGQDLQWWKEFFSVCHMMGYNGDVSLEMEDLTMTVDAGVETSIDALKATISQ